From Anopheles arabiensis isolate DONGOLA chromosome 3, AaraD3, whole genome shotgun sequence, a single genomic window includes:
- the LOC120902927 gene encoding PRADC1-like protein, producing MTRHALSVVVPQVLRIWRRQAGLHFVVSTFCWFTLISFVWCGANNLHMNDGVRTQDIIAGDVFFEILEPSALEYTYRLRPAKDFGGTFGISYKSPQGKLVPAIPADACSAKFENADELEGNIALVERGHCSFLTKAINVEAIGGAAIIVTEYDTEIDDFDYYIEMVHDNTDRDTDIPAGFLHGKNGIIIRQTLKKMNLPYAIVNIPVNLTFIQPHMINQPPWLPW from the exons ATGACGCGCCACGCTTTATCCGTTGTGGTGCCTCAGGTCCTACGAATATGGCGCCGGCAAGCGGGACTACACTTCGTCGTTAGTACGTTCTGCTGGTTCACGTTGATATCATTCGTATGGTGCGGTG CTAACAATCTTCACATGAACGATGGCGTACGTACGCAGGACATCATTGCAGGTGATGTGTTTTTCGAAATTCTAGAACCTTCGGCCTTGGAGTACACGTATCGGTTGCGACCAGCGAAAGATTTCGGTGGCACGTTTGGCATTTCATACAAATCTCCGCAAGGGAAGCTGGTGCCGGCGATTCCAGCGGATGCGTGCTCTGCAAAATTCGAAAACGCCGATGAGCTGGAGGGCAACATTGCACTCGTCGAGCGGGG CCACTGTTCGTTTCTAACCAAAGCCATCAACGTGGAAGCGATAGGCGGCGCAGCCATAATTGTGACCGAGTATGATACGGAGATCGATGACTTTGACTACTACATCGAGATGGTGCATGACAATACCGACCGCGATACCGACATTCCGGCTGGATTTTTGCACGGCAAGAATGGAATAATTATTCGCCAGACGCTAAAAAAGATGAACCTACCGTACGCGATCGTGAACATTCCCGTCAATCTCACCTTCATACAGCCGCACATGATAAATCAACCGCCTTGGTTGCCTTGGTAA